From the Streptobacillus ratti genome, the window TTTCTTGCTATAGCTAAATCCTTAATATCTAAATATTTATCAGAAAATTCTACACCTATTTTATCTATTCCTATTTTCATAATTATCTTTCAATTAAAATCGAAATTCCCTGACCTCCTCCTATACAAAGAGTTGCTATTCCTCTTTTAAGATTTCTTCTTATTAATTCATGGACTAAAGTTACTACTATTCTAGCTCCACTTGCTCCTATTGGGTGACCAAGAGCTATAGCTCCACCATTTACATTAACTTTATCTTCTGGAATATTTAATTCCTTATTAAATGCAAGTGAAACTGCACTAAATGCCTCATTTACTTCAAAAATATCTATATCTTCAACTGTTAAATTGAATTTTTCAAGTAATTTTTTAGTAGAATATATTGGAGCAAGTCCCATAACACTAGGGTCATTTCCTACTGTTGCAACCCCCTTTATATTTGCAAGTATTTCCATATTATTTTCTTTTACATATTCACTACTAGCTAAAATTAACATTGCTGCTCCATCATTTATACCTGATGAATTACCTGCAGTTACTTTCCCATTATCTTTAAATACTGTTTTTAATTTAGATAGTTTTTCTCTTTCTAAATTAAATCTTGGATACTCATCTACCATTTCATTATATATTTCTTCCTTAAAATATCCATTTTCTATAGCATTTTGTGCTTTTTTTTGTGAATTAAATGCAAAATCATCTAAATCTTCTCTACTAAACCCATAAATATCTACTATATTTTCAGCAGTAATACCCATATGAATATTTGAAAAAGCGTCTGTTAATCCATCTTTTAACATATTTTCACTACCAGTCATTTTTTCTATACCACCAACTAGTACTATATCATTATTACCACTTACTATACTATTATATCCTAGTTCAATTGCTTTCATTCCTGAACCACAGACCATATTTACTAAAAATGCTGGAACTTCTTTTCCAAGATTTCCCTTAATAGATATT encodes:
- a CDS encoding thiolase family protein, whose amino-acid sequence is MVSIIRAKRTAIAKYNGMYKDVELVDFSADLLKSITSDIKVDEVILGNVLANNLGQNIARQISIKGNLGKEVPAFLVNMVCGSGMKAIELGYNSIVSGNNDIVLVGGIEKMTGSENMLKDGLTDAFSNIHMGITAENIVDIYGFSREDLDDFAFNSQKKAQNAIENGYFKEEIYNEMVDEYPRFNLEREKLSKLKTVFKDNGKVTAGNSSGINDGAAMLILASSEYVKENNMEILANIKGVATVGNDPSVMGLAPIYSTKKLLEKFNLTVEDIDIFEVNEAFSAVSLAFNKELNIPEDKVNVNGGAIALGHPIGASGARIVVTLVHELIRRNLKRGIATLCIGGGQGISILIER